The following are encoded together in the Robertmurraya sp. FSL R5-0851 genome:
- a CDS encoding DUF3231 family protein: MNVGGDGVAMGLILRKDLVGQYTRLIAEIMQYANDGTKIMKLPPLLIDLYLTIRGAVIILKTSTFEKKPAIVSFLIPF, translated from the coding sequence ATGAACGTCGGGGGTGATGGGGTTGCAATGGGGTTGATCCTTAGAAAAGATCTGGTTGGTCAATATACGAGGTTAATAGCAGAAATAATGCAGTATGCTAACGATGGTACAAAAATAATGAAACTGCCCCCCTTATTGATAGATTTATATCTGACAATAAGGGGGGCGGTTATTATCTTGAAGACTTCCACTTTCGAAAAAAAGCCTGCCATTGTATCTTTTCTGATTCCTTTTTAG
- a CDS encoding response regulator yields the protein MRNKVVIADDEKLILNNLTQIIDWQGLDCEIIGTAENGQEVMKIIKNQQADLLLTDISMPEMSGIELLKTLNQIDHKPLVILISGYDDFEYAKEAIKNNAFDYILKPIDYDELEDCVKRALNKIKAQKVTVYEHEKYAIYELITSGKVDAQINNKQALYFSVILKNFKEEIELIITKIEDFVSKWNADLFVYKLSDREVIVVVEMAKDFINQAADITDAFSQQLLSAGADPCIISVGKVVEQLFEIKHSVDAAKELLKYENYISGNVLTEERLKKEYKPSQSAADMMEEALNYIRKNFQTDIGMEQTAEQVGLSVSYFCLLFKQKTGLTFLDYLTNVRIEYACLFLQNTDLKTYEIAEKVGYADQRYFSQVFKRKMKNTPSEYRKLVKNKEASPN from the coding sequence ATGCGAAATAAAGTAGTAATTGCGGATGACGAAAAGTTAATTTTAAATAATCTTACACAAATCATTGATTGGCAGGGATTAGACTGTGAAATCATTGGGACAGCTGAAAATGGACAAGAAGTTATGAAGATCATCAAAAATCAACAAGCAGATCTTCTATTAACGGATATTTCAATGCCCGAAATGAGCGGAATTGAACTGCTAAAAACATTAAATCAGATCGATCATAAGCCACTGGTGATTTTAATAAGCGGCTATGATGATTTTGAATATGCAAAAGAAGCCATTAAAAATAACGCGTTTGACTATATTTTAAAGCCCATTGATTATGATGAATTGGAAGATTGCGTTAAAAGAGCACTTAACAAGATAAAAGCTCAAAAAGTAACTGTGTATGAGCATGAGAAATATGCGATATATGAGCTGATTACATCCGGGAAAGTGGACGCACAAATCAACAACAAGCAAGCTCTTTATTTCTCAGTAATATTAAAAAACTTTAAGGAAGAAATCGAATTAATTATTACAAAAATTGAAGACTTTGTTTCTAAGTGGAATGCGGATTTATTTGTTTACAAGCTGTCAGATAGAGAAGTGATAGTAGTCGTTGAAATGGCAAAGGACTTTATCAATCAAGCAGCTGATATTACCGATGCATTTTCACAGCAACTTCTTTCTGCAGGGGCTGACCCTTGCATCATCTCTGTTGGTAAAGTCGTTGAGCAGTTATTTGAAATAAAGCATTCCGTTGATGCTGCCAAGGAATTACTTAAATATGAAAACTATATAAGTGGTAATGTTTTGACAGAGGAGCGGTTAAAGAAAGAATATAAGCCCAGCCAATCCGCTGCAGATATGATGGAAGAGGCACTCAACTATATCCGAAAAAACTTTCAAACCGATATAGGCATGGAGCAGACAGCGGAACAAGTAGGGTTAAGTGTTAGCTATTTCTGCTTGCTTTTTAAACAAAAAACCGGTCTTACATTTCTCGATTATTTAACAAATGTCAGAATAGAATATGCATGCCTTTTCCTGCAAAATACAGATCTTAAGACATATGAAATTGCCGAAAAAGTAGGCTATGCCGATCAGCGCTACTTCAGCCAAGTATTTAAAAGGAAAATGAAAAATACACCAAGCGAATATCGTAAACTAGTAAAAAATAAGGAAGCCTCTCCCAACTAG
- a CDS encoding ABC transporter permease subunit produces the protein MKIVKKTLFYLFASIVALQFLLPLIWMILSSFKIDEVIYKDMGTIFAFVPRFSDLSFDSYVELLGFYNIFKNVGNSLIYASVTVVVGLTINSLAGYALARFKFPLKDWILIFIIALMIVPIEATILPLFLVVNEMGLINTIPGYLLPFIINVMNIFLFRQHFLSFPGELIESGKIDGLSEVGCFFRIVMPSSLNMYITVGILTFLASWNDFLWPVMALSNADLMPIQVALNAVFADTYNIFTSHMMAALTIVTIPIVILYIIFQKYIVEGSMQSGIK, from the coding sequence ATGAAAATTGTAAAGAAAACCTTATTTTATCTCTTCGCCTCTATTGTGGCCTTACAATTTTTACTTCCTCTCATTTGGATGATTCTTTCTTCATTTAAAATCGATGAAGTGATTTACAAGGATATGGGTACAATCTTTGCCTTTGTTCCAAGATTTTCTGATCTTTCGTTTGACTCTTATGTGGAGTTATTAGGTTTTTATAACATCTTTAAGAACGTTGGAAATAGTTTGATTTATGCATCCGTTACAGTGGTTGTAGGATTAACCATCAATTCATTGGCAGGGTATGCTCTTGCAAGATTTAAATTTCCATTGAAGGATTGGATTTTAATTTTTATTATCGCACTTATGATTGTGCCAATTGAAGCGACCATTCTTCCATTGTTTTTAGTGGTAAATGAGATGGGATTAATCAACACAATTCCAGGTTATTTGCTGCCATTTATCATCAATGTGATGAACATATTCTTATTCAGACAACATTTCTTATCCTTTCCTGGTGAATTAATTGAATCAGGAAAAATCGATGGACTAAGTGAAGTAGGATGTTTCTTCCGAATCGTCATGCCATCAAGCTTAAATATGTATATTACCGTTGGAATTTTAACGTTCTTAGCATCATGGAATGATTTTTTATGGCCGGTAATGGCGTTATCAAACGCAGATTTGATGCCGATTCAAGTTGCGCTTAATGCAGTTTTTGCAGACACGTATAACATTTTCACAAGTCATATGATGGCAGCACTAACCATCGTAACGATTCCTATTGTTATTCTTTATATCATTTTCCAAAAATACATTGTGGAAGGTTCCATGCAAAGTGGAATTAAATAA
- a CDS encoding ABC transporter substrate-binding protein, which yields MKKLILFVSILSLVFSLVACSSDKTSGSDKIVVWTQAAADHPEGKMFADRVKSYNEAHPDGPKVEIQNITRAGAGSGYIDKLNAAITANDMPDIFTLDGPDIGAYVDSGLLGELDGYMSEGFKDGFTQAIIDQGTVDGKFYGMGYSDSGVAIMYNEDMINALPEDIKALVPSLDQDWTWDQFIELSRKVDEFAKSSNDPVFANYEAAVSLLLTDITAGAYELGTYYFTPLLWGNDANIVAEDGVTVDGVLNSKKSVEALTKYAQLFAEPALASATESEKTFHTGKSALSVSGFWYVNELINNYPDLKFKTVRYPKMSEDFDGLYTPSGSWAFVRNGQEEDEERVKQIVEVMEWLTNDEASKEYFAKNGSIPTRINSVDAIDTNTDNPYHNDAWTVLKYQVENTNKSRPVSPGYPYLSETFAKDVILKIAQNKATDEATIKKYVDDASKKIELEFAKYKK from the coding sequence ATGAAGAAGTTAATATTGTTTGTTTCAATACTGTCTTTAGTCTTTTCGTTAGTAGCTTGTAGTTCAGACAAAACTAGCGGCAGTGACAAAATTGTCGTTTGGACACAAGCCGCGGCAGATCATCCAGAAGGAAAGATGTTTGCTGACCGAGTAAAGAGCTACAATGAGGCTCATCCAGACGGACCTAAAGTTGAAATACAAAACATCACACGTGCAGGAGCTGGTTCAGGCTACATTGATAAGCTGAATGCAGCAATTACAGCAAACGACATGCCTGATATTTTTACATTAGACGGACCTGATATTGGGGCTTATGTTGATTCAGGATTACTTGGAGAACTAGATGGATACATGAGCGAAGGATTCAAAGATGGATTCACGCAAGCAATCATCGACCAAGGAACAGTGGACGGGAAATTCTACGGAATGGGTTATTCTGATTCAGGCGTAGCCATCATGTATAACGAAGACATGATCAATGCACTACCTGAAGATATAAAAGCATTAGTTCCATCACTGGATCAAGACTGGACATGGGATCAATTTATTGAGTTATCAAGAAAAGTGGACGAGTTTGCAAAATCGTCGAATGATCCAGTGTTTGCAAATTATGAAGCGGCTGTAAGTCTATTATTAACAGACATTACTGCAGGTGCCTATGAATTAGGAACATACTACTTCACACCACTTCTTTGGGGAAATGATGCAAACATCGTTGCTGAAGATGGTGTCACTGTTGATGGCGTCTTAAACAGTAAGAAAAGTGTAGAAGCATTAACAAAATATGCGCAATTATTTGCTGAGCCAGCACTTGCTAGTGCGACAGAATCTGAAAAAACATTCCATACAGGAAAATCAGCACTATCTGTTAGTGGATTCTGGTATGTAAATGAACTAATCAATAATTATCCTGACTTAAAATTCAAGACCGTTCGTTATCCGAAAATGAGTGAAGACTTCGACGGGTTATACACACCATCTGGTTCTTGGGCATTTGTTCGAAACGGACAAGAAGAAGACGAAGAACGCGTTAAGCAAATCGTTGAAGTCATGGAATGGTTAACAAACGACGAAGCATCAAAAGAATACTTCGCTAAAAACGGTTCTATTCCAACCAGAATTAATTCTGTTGACGCGATTGATACCAATACGGACAACCCATATCACAACGATGCATGGACCGTATTAAAGTATCAAGTTGAAAACACAAACAAATCTCGTCCGGTATCACCTGGATATCCTTATCTTTCTGAAACCTTTGCAAAAGACGTTATTCTAAAAATCGCTCAAAACAAAGCGACAGATGAAGCAACAATCAAGAAATATGTAGACGATGCATCGAAGAAAATTGAATTAGAATTTGCCAAGTACAAAAAATAA
- a CDS encoding carbohydrate ABC transporter permease, translating into MKKLIKRIVKVRNTTEHLKQSEHYKTRDIVSAYGFLTPALILAILFIVLPIILAFTYGFTDYYLLKPNDKEYIGLENFKRMLTDEVLIQSFKNTLKFVVFVVPLQLSMALGLALIVNKKIRGVGFFRTAYFSPAVLSLVVISILWTVMLNPTSGLINELLANVGISKQPFLSSASQAMYTIIGISAWSGCGYQMMIFLAGLKNIDGSLYEAADIDGANAFQKFLFITIPSLKPILMFLVITTTIQAFKLIVQPMVMTGGGPDYSTITILQYIYEYGFRHRNIGYASAITLVFTIFLVVISIIIKKLFREEKVA; encoded by the coding sequence ATGAAGAAATTGATCAAACGTATTGTAAAAGTGAGAAATACAACTGAACACCTCAAACAAAGTGAACATTACAAAACAAGAGATATCGTGTCCGCTTACGGATTTTTAACACCTGCTTTAATACTGGCGATTCTCTTTATTGTATTACCTATTATTCTAGCGTTTACGTACGGGTTTACAGATTACTATTTATTAAAACCAAACGACAAGGAATATATTGGACTTGAAAACTTTAAGCGAATGCTGACAGATGAAGTGTTGATCCAAAGTTTTAAAAACACGTTAAAGTTTGTGGTGTTTGTTGTTCCTCTGCAACTGTCAATGGCACTTGGACTTGCTCTCATTGTTAACAAAAAAATCAGAGGTGTAGGATTCTTCCGTACTGCTTATTTTTCTCCAGCTGTTTTATCTCTTGTTGTGATCTCAATCCTTTGGACGGTCATGTTAAACCCTACATCTGGTTTAATTAATGAACTCCTTGCGAATGTTGGGATTTCCAAGCAGCCTTTCCTCTCCAGTGCGTCTCAAGCAATGTATACGATCATTGGGATCTCTGCATGGTCAGGGTGTGGGTATCAAATGATGATCTTTTTAGCGGGACTTAAAAATATTGATGGAAGCCTTTATGAGGCAGCGGATATTGATGGAGCCAATGCGTTTCAAAAGTTTTTATTTATTACCATTCCTTCATTAAAACCCATTCTGATGTTTTTAGTGATTACCACTACGATTCAGGCTTTTAAACTCATCGTTCAACCGATGGTTATGACAGGTGGAGGTCCAGATTACTCCACGATTACCATTTTGCAATATATTTATGAGTATGGATTCCGTCATCGAAACATTGGATATGCCAGTGCGATTACGTTAGTATTCACGATTTTCTTAGTCGTAATTTCAATCATTATTAAAAAGCTATTTAGAGAGGAGAAAGTAGCATGA
- a CDS encoding GH32 C-terminal domain-containing protein, translating to MNRLQKANDFIKENKHKTNNRPLYHFSPEIGWLNDPNGFSFYKGKYQLFYQYYPYDIVWNDMHWGHATTNDFVNWEYLPVAMANDKAYDANGCFSGSAIEKDGKLYLIYTGHIDPNLGFDKDESQIAERQCVAVSEDGIHFEKSSLNPVIGEKELPEGYLICDFRDPKVLEHKGVYYCVLAVRNAKRRGEIIMFQSNDLLQWSFHSSIFQMSFEENTLLECPDLFHLDGKDVLIFSEMPCDPEFDGEVEKKTSYVIGHMDFENGAFIPEAKGLLDYSTFYAPQTTDGQNGERLLIGWMHRWSKATPPKEYGYNGMMSLPRKLHIKNNTLIQQAYISHDDYFTTVAVHEHVTLNEDLTIESGRAGYLSLSLLSKSESFVVELNKEDQKATRVSVNPSSNSVVITSDYGDSEPITVHDCFNNDENTLEFYVDLHSIELFVNKGEKVVTFTAYEKDKGTSIVLSGKGAQLKEVRYEAFRS from the coding sequence ATGAATCGACTACAAAAAGCAAACGACTTTATTAAAGAAAACAAACATAAAACAAATAATCGCCCCCTTTATCATTTTTCACCGGAAATCGGATGGCTCAATGACCCGAATGGCTTTTCCTTTTACAAAGGGAAATACCAGCTTTTTTATCAGTATTACCCGTACGACATTGTATGGAATGACATGCATTGGGGTCATGCAACAACCAATGATTTTGTCAATTGGGAGTACCTCCCTGTAGCGATGGCCAATGACAAAGCGTATGATGCAAACGGGTGTTTTTCCGGAAGTGCGATTGAAAAGGATGGGAAACTCTATCTCATTTATACAGGTCATATTGATCCTAACTTAGGGTTTGATAAAGATGAATCACAAATTGCTGAACGTCAGTGTGTGGCAGTGTCAGAGGATGGTATCCATTTCGAGAAGTCTTCATTGAATCCCGTGATTGGTGAAAAAGAGTTGCCAGAAGGGTATCTCATTTGTGATTTCAGAGACCCTAAAGTGTTAGAGCATAAAGGGGTATACTACTGTGTTTTAGCGGTAAGAAACGCGAAACGTCGTGGTGAAATCATCATGTTCCAATCAAACGATTTACTTCAGTGGAGCTTTCATTCTTCCATATTTCAAATGTCATTTGAAGAAAATACGTTACTAGAATGTCCGGATCTCTTCCATTTAGACGGAAAAGATGTGCTAATTTTCTCTGAAATGCCATGCGACCCTGAATTTGACGGAGAAGTAGAGAAAAAGACATCATATGTGATTGGACACATGGATTTTGAAAACGGAGCATTCATACCTGAGGCAAAGGGCTTGCTAGATTATTCAACGTTTTATGCACCTCAAACAACGGACGGTCAAAACGGAGAAAGACTATTAATTGGATGGATGCACCGTTGGTCAAAAGCAACGCCACCAAAAGAGTACGGTTATAACGGCATGATGAGTTTACCAAGAAAGTTACACATCAAAAACAACACACTCATTCAACAAGCTTATATTAGCCATGACGATTATTTCACAACGGTTGCTGTTCATGAACATGTTACATTAAATGAGGACTTGACCATTGAAAGCGGAAGAGCAGGATATTTATCCCTATCACTGTTATCTAAGAGTGAATCGTTTGTTGTTGAATTAAACAAGGAAGATCAAAAAGCAACACGTGTGAGTGTGAATCCATCATCCAATTCTGTTGTGATTACTTCTGATTATGGAGATAGTGAACCAATTACCGTACATGACTGCTTTAACAATGATGAAAACACACTAGAATTTTACGTGGATCTTCATTCAATTGAACTCTTTGTGAATAAGGGCGAAAAAGTGGTAACTTTTACGGCATATGAAAAAGATAAAGGAACAAGCATTGTCCTTTCAGGCAAAGGAGCCCAATTAAAAGAAGTTCGTTATGAGGCGTTTAGATCTTAA
- a CDS encoding sensor histidine kinase: MLKFQHKLIIAFICFVLIPIIILGIVSYKISSTTLQKNISEQMIQTLKAVDRNLLAAVTEVNSFSDYIVSSSAIQDYLNTQNTSSIYEFYSDQQEIAGKMYGNSQIDNLVLYRHDGDVITFTDDMVTSLDDLRSNLFLDKLLQEKGRPVWLTPYENQNLVFSQDYILTQSRVVKDINTLDNLGYLILHVKLDLFDPIFKDIYGGPSHELIVNKEGTVLYSLNRNFIGKTLDIESFAEFPTNKSGYLTDEWDGEKSLITYMPSSFETGGNTQLILVSIKPLKTIASDIVNIRNTMLLVVGFTVLTAGLFNFLYLKRISRFIHELLNGMKHVERGTLSKRMGRFKFQELQNISQGFNNMTGKLQQLMRDIETEQERKREAQFKVLQQQINPHFLYNTLESINALAALNGQREISRMTINLGKLLRISINGGYEVKVKDEIRHVISYLEIQKIRFNNRFSFEVDVVEELNHYPILKLILQPLVENILIHEFSKRDDEEGLIKIRGTISNGQGEFWIEDNGKGIDERVLMQLNNWRLENLHSQANNGHGVRNVDERMRLFYGEKYGLIICSMKNKGTVIKISFPIKGD; this comes from the coding sequence ATGTTAAAATTTCAGCATAAGTTAATTATAGCTTTTATCTGTTTTGTATTAATTCCTATCATTATACTAGGGATTGTTTCATACAAAATTTCATCCACCACCTTACAAAAAAATATTAGTGAGCAAATGATTCAAACTTTAAAGGCGGTTGATCGAAATTTATTAGCTGCTGTTACTGAAGTGAATTCCTTTTCTGACTATATTGTTTCATCAAGTGCCATTCAGGACTATTTAAATACACAAAATACATCCTCGATCTATGAATTTTACAGCGATCAGCAGGAAATCGCTGGAAAGATGTATGGAAATTCACAGATTGATAATCTTGTTCTTTATAGGCATGATGGGGATGTGATTACTTTTACCGATGATATGGTTACGAGCTTAGATGATCTTCGCTCAAATTTGTTTTTGGATAAGCTTTTACAGGAGAAAGGTCGTCCGGTTTGGTTAACACCATATGAAAATCAAAATCTTGTTTTTAGCCAGGACTATATTCTAACTCAATCTAGAGTCGTAAAGGATATAAACACGCTTGATAATTTAGGGTATTTAATACTACATGTAAAACTAGATTTATTTGATCCTATTTTCAAAGATATTTATGGAGGTCCCAGCCATGAATTGATTGTAAATAAAGAGGGGACCGTGCTTTATTCATTAAATCGAAATTTCATTGGTAAAACTCTGGACATTGAAAGTTTTGCTGAATTTCCAACAAATAAAAGTGGTTACCTTACGGATGAATGGGACGGTGAAAAAAGTTTAATTACCTATATGCCGTCTAGTTTTGAAACCGGAGGTAACACACAGCTCATTCTAGTATCAATAAAGCCATTGAAAACGATTGCGAGTGATATTGTCAATATTCGAAACACTATGTTACTCGTAGTAGGGTTTACAGTGTTAACCGCCGGTTTATTTAATTTTTTGTATTTAAAAAGAATTTCTCGCTTTATTCATGAACTATTAAATGGCATGAAGCATGTTGAAAGAGGCACGCTGAGCAAACGAATGGGAAGATTTAAATTTCAAGAATTACAAAATATTTCGCAAGGCTTTAATAACATGACCGGAAAACTTCAACAATTAATGAGAGATATTGAGACAGAACAGGAACGCAAGCGTGAGGCTCAGTTTAAAGTGCTACAGCAGCAAATCAATCCTCATTTTTTATACAATACACTTGAATCCATTAATGCACTCGCCGCTTTAAACGGGCAAAGGGAAATTAGTAGAATGACGATTAACCTTGGTAAGCTGTTGCGCATTAGCATTAATGGAGGGTATGAAGTGAAAGTAAAAGATGAGATCCGTCATGTAATTAGTTATCTGGAAATTCAGAAAATAAGATTTAATAATCGATTTTCTTTTGAAGTAGATGTAGTGGAAGAGCTGAATCATTATCCGATCCTTAAATTAATTCTACAGCCGCTTGTAGAAAATATTTTAATCCATGAGTTTTCAAAAAGAGATGATGAAGAAGGGCTGATTAAGATTAGGGGTACGATATCAAACGGCCAAGGTGAATTTTGGATTGAAGATAATGGTAAGGGTATTGATGAACGTGTACTGATGCAACTAAATAATTGGAGACTAGAAAATCTGCATAGTCAGGCAAATAATGGTCACGGTGTACGCAATGTTGATGAGCGGATGAGACTTTTTTACGGAGAGAAATATGGTCTCATCATTTGTTCGATGAAAAATAAAGGGACGGTAATTAAAATTTCATTTCCGATTAAAGGTGATTAG
- a CDS encoding ABC transporter substrate-binding protein, whose protein sequence is MKRLLSILIILLLAGCTGNEIDQSLQKKDKIELEFFSPKPETEVIFNELIQEFEKQHPNVTIKQVIVPEPMTVLKARIARGDIPDLFITYPIEQDYKVRAEKGYLLDLSNEPFIKNIQPTIQNRYLINGKMYGAALTQNAVGVLYNKDHFEELHLSVPNSWNSFVQVLEDLKSNGKTPLLMPNKDTNQASIFNLNLVANEFETSYWEKNEFSIVSDPRWREISEKTLTVLSYVQPNSFEDSYYEVNNKFAHGEGSMYIMGTWALKMIEKSNPYLNYGIFPFPASNQKDHHVLGGVDIGFAISADTQHPKVAKSFLAFLIKKENAQRISDFEGSISAVIGVTNTHQESHLIREKIANGQIVNWPNHYWAGGTAAESDFRKYTAQFYYDHNMDVYLKNLQEMFNRYSN, encoded by the coding sequence ATGAAGCGATTACTTTCTATTCTTATCATACTCTTGTTAGCCGGTTGTACAGGAAATGAAATAGATCAATCTCTCCAAAAAAAAGATAAGATTGAACTTGAATTTTTTTCACCGAAACCTGAGACAGAAGTGATCTTTAATGAACTTATTCAAGAGTTTGAAAAACAGCATCCTAACGTTACGATAAAGCAGGTCATTGTACCTGAGCCGATGACCGTGTTAAAGGCAAGAATTGCGAGAGGTGATATTCCAGATCTATTTATTACCTATCCGATCGAACAAGATTATAAAGTAAGAGCTGAAAAAGGATATTTGCTTGATTTATCAAATGAACCCTTCATTAAAAATATCCAACCCACTATCCAAAATCGTTATCTTATAAACGGAAAGATGTACGGTGCTGCCTTAACGCAAAATGCTGTAGGAGTTCTATATAATAAGGATCATTTCGAAGAATTACATTTATCGGTTCCTAACAGTTGGAATTCGTTTGTGCAAGTTTTGGAAGATTTAAAGTCTAATGGAAAAACACCTTTACTCATGCCAAACAAAGATACAAACCAGGCGAGTATTTTTAATCTAAATCTAGTAGCCAATGAATTCGAGACGAGCTATTGGGAAAAGAATGAGTTTTCCATTGTATCTGATCCAAGGTGGAGGGAAATATCAGAAAAAACCCTAACTGTGCTTTCATATGTGCAGCCCAATTCTTTTGAAGACAGCTATTATGAGGTAAATAATAAATTTGCGCATGGTGAAGGATCCATGTACATTATGGGAACTTGGGCGTTAAAGATGATCGAAAAGTCAAATCCTTATTTAAATTATGGGATTTTTCCGTTTCCTGCATCGAATCAAAAGGATCATCATGTGTTGGGAGGAGTGGATATTGGATTTGCCATTTCAGCTGATACGCAACATCCTAAAGTAGCGAAATCGTTTTTAGCGTTTTTAATAAAAAAGGAAAACGCTCAAAGGATATCCGATTTTGAAGGTTCGATCAGTGCGGTTATAGGAGTCACAAACACCCATCAAGAAAGTCATTTAATAAGAGAAAAAATTGCAAATGGGCAAATAGTAAATTGGCCAAATCATTACTGGGCAGGTGGAACAGCTGCAGAATCTGATTTTCGAAAATATACAGCACAGTTTTACTATGATCACAATATGGATGTTTATCTTAAGAATCTACAAGAGATGTTTAACCGTTATTCTAATTAA